A DNA window from Hordeum vulgare subsp. vulgare chromosome 1H, MorexV3_pseudomolecules_assembly, whole genome shotgun sequence contains the following coding sequences:
- the LOC123410036 gene encoding putative ripening-related protein 6 — translation MANAKLVVVGVAMLVILLQVSTCAVARHHAKPDPCVGPDDYVSGILHKHKKPHCPSPGGSGGGGGTPGVMTVNGFQKGEDGGAPSECDGKYHSDKDMIVALSTRWYEGGRRCGKMIRITSKHNGRTVEAKVVDECDSNHGCKTNIVDTSEAVWKALGLDSNIGEVPVTWADA, via the coding sequence ATGGCAAACGCCAAGCTTGTAGTCGTGGGCGTGGCCATGCTTGTGATCCTGCTGCAGGTGTCGACGTGCGCTGTGGCCCGGCACCACGCCAAGCCGGACCCGTGCGTCGGCCCCGACGACTACGTCTCGGGCATCCTGCATAAGCACAAGAAACCGCACTGCCCCTCGccgggcggcagcggcggcggtggcggcaccCCAGGCGTGATGACTGTGAACGGGTTCCAGAAAGGCGAGGACGGCGGGGCGCCGTCGGAGTGCGACGGCAAGTACCACAGCGACAAGGACATGATCGTGGCGCTGTCGACGCGCTGGTACGAGGGCGGACGCCGGTGCGGCAAGATGATCCGGATCACCAGCAAGCACAACGGGCGCACCGTGGAGGCTAAGGTGGTGGACGAGTGCGACTCCAATCACGGCTGCAAGACCAACATCGTCGACACCTCCGAAGCCGTGTGGAAGGCCCTCGGGCTCGACAGCAACATCGGCGAGGTGCCCGTCACATGGGCCGACGCCTGA